From a single Erpetoichthys calabaricus chromosome 1, fErpCal1.3, whole genome shotgun sequence genomic region:
- the prx gene encoding neuroblast differentiation-associated protein AHNAK isoform X44: protein MAMPMEITVVQETLKKSELMEVVVETEAEAGARGFSVSGGGAQGIFVKEVLKDSPAAKALSLREGDQLLSARVYFDNVKYEDALKILQCAEPYKVSFLLKRNVPSADISTSSGSASLEVKGPKAKMPKLSVKSIAPLRKKKKKAKAGSRLSAEVTLPASGKFKREASPAKFELSPVDVEFAFPKFPKLKGVSKTTTEGDISLKSPEIQASVARRKKKKIRLPRMRVKDAAAARAVVDVDLKSPEGKVELGTPETKVKTKEKSTKFGISFPKTKKPKVDAGLSCLEASKGISPPGIKLKPPEVEFDFSLPTGKADSKTAKGEVSKEDVKIKTPKVELDFGLPSGKAEAKISHPDINVKDTMKEGIKFKAPKLDLDISLPKGKVEDTIAMPEAEVKSKDGFKFKPPKLDLDLSLPAGSVDSTEGDLDKDGRLRMPQVKIPKIGVSLPSAEFEGDTSKDRYKRDSYGKEDKHKAGLKMPSIDIDAPSLNIEIGLPTSKADSEGDVKFHPSEGSTGAGLKAPDVEIKMPKMTLPKFSGAEGEIKAPKTDVHRGKMEIEGPDFKLKGPKIKMPSFGVTLPTKTRDKSQAEHEHMIHEDGETGKIKLPTVKMPSIDISVPVPDVDLHLPKGKTSGPEAGIDKKIHHSQEELDIKMKMPKISIPKFSMFGKLETPSADVNVSPPKVDVKSPKADLTLRDIEVEGPSAKGANITMPKIDISLPKIKSPDMDLNMPELDIEGPSIKGPKISMPTVDISLPKMKHPEGHLDFEGPSVKGPNISMPTVDISLPKMKHPEGHLDIEGPSVKGPKISMPTVDISVPKMKHPEADLDIEGPSVKGPKIAMPTVDISVPKMKHPEVDLNIEGPSVKGPKISMPKFDISLPKMKHPEADLNIEGPSVKGPKIAMPTVDISLPKMKHPEADLNIEGPSLKGPKISMPTVDISLPKMQHPEADLDIKGPSLKGPKISMPTVNISLPKMKHPEVDLDIQDPSLKGPKITMPEVDISLPKMKHPEVDLNAEGPSVKGPKIVMPTVDISLPTIKPSDTELDIEGPSLKGPKIGIPKVDISLPKRKSAEIGVSVPEGDTNLSMPSMKIPTIDINMPKIDLDLSISKTMEGASMELPESTTGRNFEGPDIHLKMPKISLPTFGVKDNAEAECKGDVKLPKAKVDKKASEFEGSKPKLPTIKVPGLDISVPEVPDVDINIKAPKSKSDYTVEGDISGKQHDFNIKGPNVKIEMPKLPKFKKDKSNVEVQPPHVDIESGDAKMKGLKIKMPKFGLSFPKGKLKEGEVDVSGQMKASGKMPEGKIKFPKEKHSMEMPDVNTDTTDGKIKLPSVALPSVDISAPKMDIDFSLPKGKRGDKEQVGLLKGEDERLSSGASFDVPDVSLKIPKFTLPKFAGKVKTDNVELDSKHLKADIQPSPAKVDIEGKFPSVEFDVDGKPKEKDMKIKMPKMKIPTFGITKKDEDVTVITPDVDTKIKKGKVQMKSPTIELEGPEGKVKSPKIKFPKFKISSPKTKLPDAEVKIGTEKGVKEGVQTPDVTIDMPKISMPKFGTKDGKMNVDVSVPEEGKLKMPSLEISLPTVSHKEGEVLLPKAEVDVSEADIKGYEGDLKIPKMPSLDISAPKFELDISLPKVKDDSALDPKLDIKAKKEGDLDGTDWKLKMPQVDLPKFGHKEKNINLELDIPAGKADAKIAKPEISISKASVDVPDFEMQGAEGRIKMPKIKMPKVDISLPKGDGVTESEDKITRPEFEDPAADGKIKLPSFGKLSAPTVKAPELDFELSLRKPKHETEIEGNWKGRKGAETDLGVTSEKSEYYIKMPKMKMPELSISGPQIKGSDLEIDVGLSKLDTGKEKIKGDLPKIQGSPGVTIKAPKIKAPKVDADVKAPEADIEGTSGKFKMKIPKFGLSTTKDEGEVNVDLQQETKFKVPDVGFSVTKDGDHSTNIDLSLPKDSKVKGPKKEGKLEVDLPSVELDIPEGGIKVPKLKIPKIGVMTSKEMLEGEVAFVSDSEEAEEKAKKHHFKFPNVEISSSKPKGYAEVDVKTSGRDMDLEGQTDGLKLKMPKITVPSVGFSDSKDQHYSTELITPDSDADIKIPKIDIKVPKIDINIPKVEIKAPAVNVKAPEEESLEMDEEHKSKVKLPEFGIALPSVTRLETETSDVKLKVKGPQIKVKNAEAISKSPQSDGDAEGPKMPKVKKAVFAFPRFNGADASLSHSQGEVNLGAGETKTRVPKIKMKPTFGKLRSKTKGAEVNGDAEEIDGEEDEKHKTGKMKIPKVTLAVSAKTSDGAGYHVNGQSDPASTNASQQDKSKFGKMKIPKIEFSSPYSKGAVDEGEAEMNMKLVKEEEASMSNGDSKGLKFKSPKITFSGFKKKTGKEEIEKPVSSSARTEMACLESGDKPISQSPKPKVSIGLFSSKSRGEYTVEQRTNGQEAQEESGKHHLEGRGDKSPKFKLPKFSLSPKSKGVLVITPESSPKASQRSSQQKEGEESSSGFKIQMPRVGFKSRQDEHTSEERIIMDDEDESVIIVSKTSKHTITESVTEKSTTI, encoded by the exons GAGATCAGCTGCTTAGTGCCAGGGTGTACTTTGACAATGTCAAATATGAAGATGCCCTGAAGATTCTTCAGTGTGCTGAGCCATACAAAGTATCGTTCCTGCTGAAGCGCAACGTTCCCAGCGCAGACATCAGCACCTCGTCAGGCTCAGCCAGCCTGGAAGTCAAAGGTCCCAAAGCCAAGATGCCAAAACTG AGTGTTAAAAGCATTGCTCctttgagaaagaaaaagaagaaagccaAGGCCGGTTCAAGGTTAAGTGCAGAAGTAACTCTTCCTGCATCAGGCAAATTCAAGAGGGAGGCCTCACCAGCTAAGTTCGAGCTGAGTCCAGTGGATGTGGAATTTGCCTTCCCAAAATTTCCAAAGCTGAAAGGTGTGAGCAAGACAACCACGGAAGGCGATATTAGCCTCAAAAGTCCAGAGATACAAGCTAGCGTTGCAAGacggaagaaaaagaaaatcagattaCCTAGAATGAGAGTAAAagatgcagcagcagcaagagctgtggtggatgtggatctaaaatcACCAGAAGGGAAGGTAGAACTGGGTACCCCAGAAACTAAAgtcaaaactaaagaaaaatccacaaaattTGGAATTTCTTTTCCAAAAACTAAGAAACCAAAAGTTGATGCAGGACTTTCATGCTTAGAGGCAAGCAAAGGGATAAGTCCACCTGGAATCAAATTAAAGCCTCCAGAAGTAGAGTTTGACTTTAGCCTCCCAACTGGAAAAGCAGATTCTAAGACTGCTAAAGGGGAGGTGAGTAAGGAAGATGTCAAAATCAAGACGCCTAAAGTGGAGCTTGATTTTGGTTTGCCCTCAGGCAAAGCTGAAGCCAAAATATCCCACCCAGATATTAATGTTAAGGACACAATGAAAGAAGGCATTAAATTTAAAGCACCAAAACTTGATCTGGATATCAGTTTACCAAAAGGAAAGGTAGAGGATACAATAGCTATGCCAGAGGCTGAGGTGAAAAGTAAAGATGGTTTTAAATTTAAGCCGCCTAAATTGGATCTTGATCTTAGTCTGCCTGCAGGGAGTGTTGACTCAACTGAAGGAGACCTAGATAAGGATGGAAGGCTCAGAATGCCTCAAGTGAAGATTCCAAAAATAGGGGTTTCCTTACCATCTGCTGAATTTGAGGGTGACACTTCCAAAGACAGATACAAAAGAGATTCTTACGGCAAGGAAGACAAGCATAAAGCTGGACTAAAGATGCCGTCTATTGACATTGATGCGCCATCATTAAACATTGAAATTGGCTTGCCAACATCTAAAGCAGACAGTGAAGGAGATGTGAAATTTCATCCATCTGAGGGTAGTACAGGAGCTGGTTTGAAGGCTCCTGATGTTGAAATAAAAATGCCAAAGATGACACTTCCAAAATTTAGTGGAGCTGAGGGAGAAATTAAAGCTCCAAAGACAGACGTGCATCGTGGTAAAATGGAAATAGAAGGTCCAGATTTTAAACTAAAGGGGCCCAAAATAAAGATGCCATCATTTGGTGTTACCTTACCTACAAAGACAAGAGATAAATCTCAGGCAGAACATGAGCACATGATTCATGAAGATGGTGAAACAGGAAAAATTAAGTTACCAACTGTCAAAATGCCTTCCATTGATATCTCGGTGCCAGTTCCAGATGTGGACTTGCATCTTCCTAAAGGAAAGACAAGTGGACCAGAAGCTGGCATAGATAAAAAAATTCATCACAGCCAGGAAGAGTtggatataaaaatgaaaatgccaaAAATATCCATTCCAAAGTTCTCCATGTTTGGCAAGTTAGAAACACCATCAGCTGATGTAAATGTTTCCCCTCCTAAAGTAGATGTTAAATCTCCAAAAGCGGATCTGACTCTCAGAGACATTGAAGTTGAGGGGCCTTCTGCTAAAGGAGCTAATATAACAATGCCAAAAATTGATATTTCTCTACCCAAAATAAAGTCACCGGATATGGATCTGAACATGCCTGAACTAGATATAGAGGGTCCTTCCATAAAGGGGCCTAAGATATCCATGCCAACAGTTGACATTTCTCTTCCCAAAATGAAACATCCAGAAGGACACTTGGATTTTGAAGGTCCTTCGGTAAAGGGGCCTAATATATCAATGCCAACAGTTGACATTTCTCTTCCCAAAATGAAACATCCAGAAGGACACTTGGATATTGAAGGTCCTTCTGTAAAGGGGCCTAAGATATCAATGCCAACAGTTGACATTTCTGTACCAAAAATGAAACACCCAGAGGCAGATCTGGATATTGAAG GTCCTTCTGTAAAGGGCCCTAAGATAGCCATGCCAACAGTTGACATTTCTGTACCAAAAATGAAACATCCAGAAGTAGACCTGAATATTGAAG GTCCTTCTGTAAAGGGTCCTAAGATATCAATGCCAAAATTTGACATTTCATTACCAAAAATGAAACACCCAGAGGCAGATCTGAATATTGAAGGTCCTTCTGTAAAGGGCCCTAAGATAGCCATGCCAACAGTTGACATTTCCCTTCCCAAAATGAAACATCCGGAAGCAGATCTGAATATTGAAGGTCCTTCTCTAAAGGGGCCTAAGATATCAATGCCAACAGTTGATATTTCCTTACCAAAGATGCAACATCCAGAGGCAGACCTGGATATCAAAGGTCCTTCACTAAAAGGTCCTAAGATATCAATGCCAACAGTTAATATTTCCCTTCCCAAAATGAAACACCCCGAAGTAGATCTGGATATACAAGATCCTTCACTAAAAGGGCCTAAGATAACCATGCCAGAAGTTGACATTTCCCTACCCAAAATGAAACACCCTGAAGTAGACCTGAATGCTGAGGGTCCTTCTGTAAAGGGGCCTAAGATAGTGATGCCAACAGTTGACATTTCCCTTCCAACAATAAAGCCTTCAGACACAGAACTAGATATTGAGGGACCTTCTTTAAAAGGACCCAAAATAGGCATTCCAAAAGTTGACATCTCCCTTCCAAAACGAAAGTCAGCTGAAATAGGTGTGTCAGTGCCTGAAGGAGACACCAATCTCAGCATGCCATCAATGAAAATTCCAACCATTGACATCAACATGCCTAAAATAGATCTTGATTTAagtatttcaaagaccatggaaGGTGCAAGCATGGAGTTGCCTGAATCTACTACTGGTAGAAACTTCGAAGGACCTGACATCCATCTCAAAATGCCTAAAATTTCTTTGCCAACATTTGGAGTCAAAGATAATGCTGAAGCAGAGTGTAAAGGTGATGTGAAACTCCCAAAAGCAAAAGTTGATAAGAAGGCTTCTGAGTTTGAAGGTAGTAAACCAAAGCTACCTACAATTAAGGTTCCTGGACTTGATATCTCTGTACCAGAAGTGCCTGATGTGGATATCAATATTAAAGCACCAAAGAGTAAGAGTGATTATACTGTTGAAGGAGACATCAGTGGAAAACAACATGATTTCAACATCAAGGGTCCCAATGTTAAGATTGAAATGCCTAAACTTCCAAAATTCAAGAAGGATAAAAGTAATGTGGAAGTTCAACCACCTCATGTTGATATTGAAAGCGGTGATGCCAAAATGAAAGGACTTAAAATTAAGATGCCCAAATTtggcctttcctttcccaagggTAAACTAAAAGAAGGTGAAGTTGACGTTTCAGGACAGATGAAGGCCAGTGGGAAGATGCCAGAAGGGAAGATTAAATTCCCAAAAGAAAAGCATTCAATGGAAATGCCTGATGTGAATACAGATACCACCGATGGAAAGATAAAGCTTCCATCAGTGGCATTGCCGTCTGTTGATATCTCAGCTCCAAAGATGGACATTGACTTCAGCTTACCTAAAGGTAAAAGGGGTGACAAGGAGCAAGTAGGGCTGTTAAAGGGAGAAGATGAGAGACTTTCTTCTGGAGCCAGTTTTGATGTCCCAGATGTATCGCTGAAAATACCCAAGTTTACACTCCCGAAATTTGCgggcaaagtaaaaacagataatgTTGAACTGGACAGCAAGCATCTCAAAGCTGATATACAGCCTAGCCCTGCAAAGGTAGATATAGAAGGCAAATTTCCTTCAGTAGAATTTGATGTTGATGGCAAACCGAAAGAAAAAGATATGAAGATAAAAATGCCTAAAATGAAAATTCCTACTTTTGGTATTACAAAGAAGGATGAGGATGTAACTGTGATCACCCCAGATGTTGATACaaagattaaaaaaggaaaagtgcAAATGAAAAGCCCCACTATTGAACTTGAAGGCCCAGAGGGGAAAGTTAAATCACCAAAAATCAAATTCCCCAAATTTAAAATTTCATCACCAAAGACAAAACTGCCTGATGCCGAGGTTAAGATTGGTACTGAGAAAGGAGTTAAAGAGGGTGTTCAAACTCCAGATGTAACGATTGACATGCCTAAGATTTCAATGCCAAAATTTGGAACCAAAGATGGAAAAATGAATGTTGATGTCAGTGTACCTGAGGAAGGAAAACTTAAAATGCCATCTCTTGAAATTTCCCTCCCTACAGTTTCACATAAAGAGGGTGAGGTGCTGCTGCCAAAGGCAGAGGTTGATGTATCTGAAGCAGACATTAAAGGATATGAAGGTGATCTTAAAATCCCTAAAATGCCAAGTCTTGACATCTCTGCCCCCAAGTTTGAACTTGATATAAGTTTGCCTAAAGTTAAAGATGACTCTGCCTTAGATCCTAAGCTAGATATTAAAGCCAAGAAAGAAGGTGATCTTGATGGAACTGATTGGAAATTAAAAATGCCTCAAGTCGACTTACCTAAATTTGGCCACAAAGAAAAGAATATCAATCTGGAGCTTGACATTCCTGCAGGTAAAGCTGATGCTAAAATTGCTAAGCCTGAAATTTCCATATCAAAAGCAAGCGTAGATGTTCCTGACTTTGAAATGCAAGGCGCGGAAGGCAGGATTAAGATGCCAAAAATTAAAATGCCTAAAGTGGATATTTCTTTGCCCAAGGGGGATGGTGTTACAGAGAGTGAAGATAAGATTACAAGACCTGAGTTTGAAGATCCTGCTGCGGACGGCAAGATAAAGTTGCCTTCATTTGGAAAACTCTCCGCTCCTACGGTAAAAGCACCTGAACTGGACTTTGAACTCAGCTTGAGAAAACCTAAACATGAAACAGAAATAGAAGGTAACTGGAAAGGGAGAAAGGGGGCTGAAACTGACTTGGGTGTTACTTCAGAAAAATCAGAGTATTATATCAAGATGCCCAAAATGAAAATGCCAGAACTATCCATTTCTGGTCCACAGATCAAAGGTAGTGATCTTGAAATTGATGTGGGACTGTCAAAGTTGGACACCGGAAAAGAGAAGATTAAGGGGGACTTACCCAAAATACAAGGAAGTCCAGGTGTCACAATTAAGGCCCCAAAGATCAAAGCCCCAAAAGTAGATGCAGATGTGAAGGCACCAGAGGCTGATATTGAAGGAACAAGtggaaaatttaaaatgaaaattccaAAGTTTGGTTTATCCACAACAAAAGATGAGGGTGAAGTTAATGTAGACTTGCAGCAGGAGACCAAGTTTAAGGTTCCAGATGTGGGATTTAGTGTGACAAAAGATGGAGACCACAGCACCAATATTGACCTTTCCCTTCCTAAGGACAGTAAAGTCAAAGGTCCTAAAAAGGAAGGTAAGCTTGAAGTTGATTTGCCATCTGTCGAACTGGACATCCCAGAAGGTGGTATCAAGGTGCCCAAATTAAAGATTCCTAAAATTGGCGTGATGACATCCAAAGAGATGTTAGAAGGAGAAGTTGCTTTTGTGTCAGActcagaagaagcagaagaaaaagCAAAGAAGCATCATTTCAAATTTCCCAATGTAGAAATTTCAAGCTCTAAACCTAAAGGGTATGCAGAAGTAGATGTCAAAACTTCTGGGAGAGATATGGACCTTGAAGGGCAAACAGATGGACTAAAGTTAAAAATGCCCAAAATCACAGTACCCTCTGTCGGTTTTTCAGATTCAAAAGACCAGCACTATTCAACAGAACTGATCACCCCAGATTCTGATGCAGACATCAAAATTCCAAAAATTGACATTAAGGTTCCAAAAATTGACATTAATATTCCAAAGGTCGAAATTAAAGCCCCGGCCGTCAATGTAAAGGCCCCAGAAGAGGAATCATTGGAGATGGATGAGGAACATAAGTCCAAAGTTAAACTACCAGAGTTTGGAATTGCACTTCCTTCTGTCACACGGTTAGAAACTGAAACATCAGACGTAAAGTTAAAAGTCAAAGGACcacaaatcaaagttaaaaatgcTGAAGCGATTTCCAAATCACCACAGTCTGATGGGGATGCTGAAGGGCCAAAGATGCCAAAAGTaaaaaaagctgtttttgctTTTCCAAGGTTTAATGGGGCAGATGCGTCATTGAGTCATTCTCAAGGAGAAGTGAATCTGGGGGCTGGAGAAACTAAAACCAGAGTtcccaaaatcaaaatgaaacccACCTTTGGAAAGTTGCGTTCCAAAACAAAAGGGGCAGAAGTGAATGGGGATGCAGAAGAAATAGATGGAGAGGAAGACGAAAAacataaaactggaaaaatgaagaTTCCAAAAGTCACACTTGCAGTCTCTGCGAAGACAAGTGATGGGGCGGGATATCATGTGAATGGACAAAGTGACCCTGCTTCAACGAATGCATCTCAGCAAGACAAGAGTAAATTTGGGAAGATGAAGATTCCCAAAATTGAATTTTCCTCACCCTATTCCAAGGGGGCAGTAGATGAAGGGGAGGCTGAAATGAACATGAAGCTGGTCAAGGAAGAGGAAGCATCAATGTCAAATGGAGACAGTAAGGGCTTAAAATTTAAATCtccaaaaatcacattttcaggctttaaaaagaaaactggcAAAGAAGAGATTGAAAAGCCAGTGTCTTCCAGTGCCAGGACTGAAATGGCCTGTCTAGAATCTGGGGATAAACCCATCTCACAGTCTCCCAAGCCCAAAGTTTCCATAGGTTTGTTTTCCAGCAAATCCAGAGGAGAATACACTGTGGAACAAAGAACCAATGGTCAGGAGGCCCAAGAAGAAAGTGGCAAACATCATCTGGAAGGTAGAGGAGACAAGTCCCCCAAGTTTAAGCTCCCGAAATTCTCCCTCAGCCCCAAATCAAAAGGGGTCCTGGTGATAACCCCTGAGAGTTCCCCAAAGGCAAGCCAACGTTCCTCACAACAAAAGGAAGGGGAAGAATCATCTTCTGGTTTTAAAATCCAGATGCCAAGGGTGGGATTTAAGTCCCGTCAAGACGAGCACACATCGGAGGAGCGGATAATCATGGATGATGAGGATGAAAGTGTGATCATCGTGTCTAAGACATCTAAACACACAATAACAGAATCAGTGACTGAAAAATCCACCACCATTTAA